In Prochlorococcus marinus str. MIT 1214, one DNA window encodes the following:
- a CDS encoding tetratricopeptide repeat protein: MESSDKKEQENNKFKAVKAFPLAFALDKIEENLTISTQLPSKYSKEQIINQAFKFHSQGNILEALRYYQHFINEGFKDHRVFSNYGIILKNLGKLKEAELSIRTAIELKPDYAEAHSNLGNILKDLDNLEEAEVSTRTAIRLKPDYAEAHSNLGNILKDLGNLEEAEVSTRTAIGLKPDFAMAHSNLGSILKDLGNLQEAEVSTRTAIGLQPDYAEAHSNLGSIFSNLGNLQEAELSTRKAIRLKPDYAEAHSNLGSILSDLGNLEEAEVSTRKAIELKPDYAIAHSNLGSILSDLGNLQEAEVSTRKAIELELKPDHAQAHCNLGSILSDLGNLQEAEVSTRQTIEQNPNLAEAFFNLSLIQLLKGNYKDGLENYEFRLKKKRPALIHGKTKLKRIDNQLSNQESKILVVSEQGLGDTLQYMRYIPYLRKKGLDVSFSAQTKLHSLIQSSAIDQNPLTPEQVEKVSARQWIPLLSLARYLKISPKNPIISQPYIFSTDQFTQKWKNIFSKEKRPIIGINWQGNPEMEKRSYHGRSIPLETFSLLFKQNELSILSLQKGFGSEQLEQCSFKNKFVECQPQINSTWDFLENAAIIQNCDLIITCDTSIAHLAGGMGKKVWLLLRDIPFWTWGLKEETTFWYPSMRLFRQHERHNWQEVMERVSIALKKEICK, encoded by the coding sequence ATGGAAAGTTCTGATAAAAAAGAGCAGGAAAACAATAAATTTAAAGCGGTTAAAGCATTTCCACTTGCTTTTGCTTTAGATAAAATTGAAGAAAATCTTACTATTTCTACTCAACTCCCTTCTAAATATTCTAAAGAACAAATAATTAATCAAGCATTCAAATTTCACTCACAAGGAAATATATTAGAAGCATTAAGATATTATCAACATTTTATAAATGAGGGATTCAAAGACCACAGAGTTTTTTCTAATTATGGAATCATTTTAAAGAATCTTGGAAAATTAAAAGAAGCAGAATTATCGATTCGAACAGCGATTGAACTCAAGCCTGACTATGCAGAAGCGCATTCAAATCTGGGAAACATATTAAAAGATCTTGATAACTTAGAAGAAGCTGAAGTATCGACTCGAACAGCGATTAGACTCAAGCCTGACTATGCAGAAGCGCATTCAAATCTGGGAAACATATTAAAAGATCTTGGTAACTTAGAAGAAGCTGAAGTATCGACTCGAACAGCGATTGGACTTAAACCTGATTTTGCAATGGCTCATTCCAATCTGGGAAGCATATTAAAAGATCTTGGTAATTTACAAGAAGCTGAAGTATCGACTCGAACAGCGATTGGACTCCAGCCTGACTATGCAGAAGCGCATTCAAATCTGGGAAGTATATTCAGTAATCTTGGTAACTTACAAGAAGCTGAATTATCGACTCGAAAAGCGATTAGACTCAAGCCTGACTATGCAGAAGCGCATTCAAATCTGGGAAGTATATTAAGTGATCTTGGTAACTTAGAAGAAGCTGAAGTATCGACTCGAAAAGCCATTGAACTTAAACCTGATTACGCAATAGCTCATTCCAATCTGGGGAGCATATTGAGTGATCTTGGTAATTTACAAGAAGCAGAAGTATCTACTCGCAAAGCTATTGAACTTGAACTCAAACCTGACCATGCACAAGCTCATTGCAATCTGGGAAGCATATTGAGTGATCTTGGTAACTTACAAGAAGCAGAAGTATCTACTCGCCAAACTATTGAACAAAATCCTAATCTCGCAGAAGCTTTTTTTAATCTATCTCTCATACAACTCCTAAAAGGAAATTATAAAGATGGTCTAGAGAACTATGAGTTTAGATTAAAAAAAAAGAGACCTGCTCTTATTCACGGCAAGACAAAACTTAAACGAATCGACAATCAACTATCAAACCAAGAAAGCAAGATTTTAGTCGTTAGTGAGCAAGGTTTAGGAGACACACTTCAATATATGAGATACATACCTTATTTAAGAAAGAAAGGTCTTGATGTCTCTTTTTCTGCTCAAACCAAACTACATTCATTGATCCAATCTTCAGCCATTGATCAAAATCCATTAACTCCAGAACAAGTAGAAAAAGTTTCAGCACGTCAATGGATTCCACTATTATCTTTAGCTAGATATCTCAAAATCAGTCCAAAAAATCCAATCATTTCTCAACCATACATATTTTCAACAGATCAATTCACTCAAAAATGGAAAAATATTTTTTCTAAAGAAAAAAGACCAATCATTGGGATTAATTGGCAAGGAAACCCGGAGATGGAAAAGCGTTCTTACCACGGACGATCAATTCCTTTAGAAACTTTCTCGCTTCTTTTTAAGCAGAATGAACTATCAATACTTTCTCTACAAAAAGGGTTTGGTTCAGAACAATTAGAACAATGCTCATTTAAAAATAAGTTTGTTGAATGCCAACCACAAATTAATTCCACTTGGGATTTTCTTGAAAATGCTGCCATCATCCAGAACTGCGATTTGATTATTACTTGTGATACATCAATTGCTCATTTAGCTGGAGGAATGGGAAAAAAAGTTTGGTTACTTTTAAGAGATATACCCTTTTGGACATGGGGACTAAAAGAAGAAACAACATTTTGGTATCCATCGATGAGATTATTCAGACAACACGAGCGACATAATTGGCAAGAAGTGATGGAAAGAGTATCAATCGCACTTAAAAAAGAAATATGTAAGTAA
- a CDS encoding tetratricopeptide repeat protein codes for MERPEKQEPGKRKVSEIKTFSVPFTLEKIKENITITTNTASKHSKEQIINQAFNFHSQGNIKEAVKYYQYLINQDFKDERVFSNYGVILQNLGKLHDAELYARKAIDLKPHIAENHSNLGNILRDLGKLHDAELSQRKAIDLQPNFAMAHYNLGNILRDLGKLHDAELSQRKAIDLQPNFAEAHLTLGTVLKDLGKLHDAELYARKAIDLKPDYAIAHSNLGNILKDLGKLHDAELSQRIAIDLKPDYAIAHSNLGNILKDLGKLHDAELSQRKAIDLQPNFAEAHLNLGTVLKDLGKLHDAELSTRKAIELNPDLAEAYSNLSYLELLHGNYHSGLENYEFRFKKKRPARIHGKPKIKRKDNKEFQKGEKLLVISEQGLGDTLQYMRYIPYLRKKGLDVSFSAQTKLHSLIQSSAIDQNPLTPEQVEKVSARQWIPLLSLARYLKISPKNPIISQPYIFSTDQFTQKWKNIFSKEKRPIIGINWQGDREAEKRYQGRSIPLETFSLLFKQNELSILSLQKGFGSEQLEQCSFKNKFVECQPQINSTWDFLENAAIIQNCDLIITCDTSIAHLAGGMGKKVWLLLRDIPFWTWGLKEETTFWYPSMRLFRQHERHNWQEVMERVSIALKKEIATN; via the coding sequence ATGGAGAGGCCTGAGAAGCAAGAACCAGGTAAGCGTAAAGTCTCTGAAATTAAAACATTCTCAGTTCCATTTACTTTAGAAAAAATCAAAGAAAATATTACAATTACTACCAACACCGCATCTAAACATTCTAAAGAACAAATAATTAATCAAGCATTTAATTTTCATTCACAAGGGAACATAAAAGAAGCAGTAAAATACTATCAATATTTGATAAATCAAGACTTCAAGGATGAAAGGGTTTTCTCGAATTATGGGGTAATCTTACAAAATCTTGGTAAGTTACATGACGCAGAATTATATGCACGCAAAGCCATTGATCTTAAACCTCATATTGCTGAAAATCATTCCAATCTGGGAAATATATTAAGAGACCTTGGCAAGTTACATGACGCAGAATTATCACAACGCAAAGCCATTGATCTTCAACCTAACTTCGCAATGGCGCATTACAATCTGGGAAATATATTAAGAGACCTTGGCAAGTTACATGACGCAGAATTATCACAACGCAAAGCCATTGATCTTCAACCTAATTTCGCTGAGGCTCATTTAACCCTCGGAACCGTATTAAAAGATCTTGGCAAATTACATGACGCAGAATTATATGCACGCAAAGCTATTGATCTTAAACCTGATTACGCAATAGCTCATTCAAATCTGGGGAATATATTGAAAGATCTTGGCAAATTACATGACGCAGAATTATCACAACGCATAGCCATTGATCTTAAACCTGATTACGCAATAGCTCATTCAAATCTGGGGAATATATTGAAAGATCTTGGCAAATTACATGACGCAGAATTATCACAACGCAAAGCTATTGATCTTCAACCTAATTTCGCCGAGGCTCATTTAAATCTCGGAACCGTATTGAAAGATCTTGGCAAATTACATGACGCAGAATTATCCACTCGCAAAGCTATTGAATTGAATCCTGATTTAGCTGAGGCGTATTCCAACCTTTCATACTTAGAGCTGTTACATGGAAATTACCATTCTGGTCTAGAGAACTATGAGTTTAGATTTAAAAAAAAGAGACCTGCTCGTATTCACGGCAAGCCAAAAATCAAAAGAAAAGATAATAAAGAATTTCAAAAAGGAGAAAAACTTTTAGTTATTAGTGAGCAAGGTTTAGGAGACACACTTCAATATATGAGATACATACCTTATTTAAGAAAGAAAGGTCTTGATGTCTCTTTTTCTGCTCAAACCAAACTACATTCATTGATCCAATCTTCAGCCATTGATCAAAATCCATTAACTCCAGAACAAGTAGAAAAAGTTTCAGCACGTCAATGGATTCCACTATTATCTTTAGCTAGATATCTCAAAATCAGTCCAAAAAATCCAATCATTTCTCAACCATACATATTTTCAACAGATCAATTCACTCAAAAATGGAAAAATATTTTTTCTAAAGAAAAAAGACCAATCATTGGGATTAATTGGCAAGGGGATCGAGAGGCAGAAAAGCGTTATCAAGGGCGATCAATTCCTTTAGAAACTTTCTCGCTTCTTTTTAAGCAGAATGAACTATCAATACTTTCTCTACAAAAAGGGTTTGGTTCAGAACAATTAGAACAATGCTCATTTAAAAATAAGTTTGTTGAATGCCAACCACAAATTAATTCCACTTGGGATTTTCTTGAAAATGCTGCCATCATCCAGAACTGCGATTTGATTATTACTTGTGATACATCAATTGCTCATTTAGCTGGAGGAATGGGAAAAAAAGTTTGGTTACTTTTAAGAGATATACCCTTTTGGACATGGGGACTAAAAGAAGAAACAACATTTTGGTATCCATCGATGAGATTATTCAGACAACACGAGCGACATAATTGGCAAGAAGTGATGGAAAGAGTATCAATCGCACTTAAAAAAGAAATCGCAACAAACTGA
- a CDS encoding tetratricopeptide repeat protein: MEGSEKREHKKNKTVEVSRLQVPSALRKIKANIDSNTAGQISKEELINQAFKFHSQGNILEAAKYYQDFINQGFEDHRVYSNLGIILKNRGNLKEAESYYRKSIAIDPNYSNAHANLGNILKDLGNLKEAELSIRRAIELNPNLAISHSNLGNILRDLGNLKEAELSFRRAITLDHDYAVGHFNLGNILRDLGNLKEAFDCYLKTIEIDPNYPNFYPFITRFLNESNPSLLNQTKLKIILNDLLKRNDIPHKELFNAFKFSYINKIENNQGKLNLEYSKNGLFSSERVFINALKKIIFKDYRLEMLLTSIRKNTCDQIEKNKVELNDYELEFIFALAEQCFLNEYIYSFSKEEELSINKIIQLCINGEINEQNIAIIACYYPLYKILDQLPSLKNFNSSNPSFNELIILQVSEPLKEINLSKSIKKLGIITDDISKQVKSQYEQSPYPRWRYGNIFNEKKFSSIQVINNEIKPNSIGLNFYNKEIKILIAGCGTGNQILQSQKYTNAQIIGIDISLSSLSYAQRKINELGINNVELIQMDILEISLLKEKFDIIECSGVLHHMNDPSRGLRALLDVLKNNGFLKLGLYSELARKNIVQAREYISTNNLQSNDQDIRAFRENIFSDKIKQISNLRNSGDFFTMSECRDLCFHTKEHRFTINRLQKTFKSNGLEFLGFLIQQPIKSLYTKNFPQDTKQINLQNWARFEEKFPNTFGGMYQFWVCKTRI, from the coding sequence ATGGAGGGGTCTGAGAAACGAGAGCACAAAAAAAATAAAACGGTTGAAGTGAGCAGATTACAAGTGCCATCTGCTTTAAGAAAAATAAAAGCAAATATTGATAGTAATACAGCAGGTCAAATCTCTAAAGAAGAGCTAATTAATCAAGCATTTAAATTTCATTCACAAGGTAACATTTTAGAAGCAGCAAAATATTACCAAGATTTCATCAATCAAGGATTCGAGGATCATAGAGTTTATTCTAATCTTGGAATCATTTTAAAAAATCGTGGCAATTTAAAAGAAGCAGAAAGCTATTACCGAAAATCCATTGCCATCGATCCTAATTATTCAAATGCTCATGCCAATTTAGGAAATATATTGAAAGATCTTGGTAACTTAAAAGAAGCAGAACTATCTATTCGAAGAGCAATTGAACTCAATCCTAATTTAGCAATATCTCACTCCAATCTAGGAAATATCTTGAGAGATCTCGGTAACTTAAAAGAAGCAGAACTATCTTTTAGAAGAGCAATCACACTGGACCATGATTACGCAGTAGGACATTTCAATCTTGGAAATATATTGAGAGATCTTGGTAACTTAAAAGAAGCATTTGATTGTTACCTTAAAACAATTGAAATTGATCCAAATTATCCTAATTTTTACCCATTCATCACAAGATTTTTAAACGAATCAAATCCATCTTTATTAAATCAAACAAAGTTAAAAATTATTTTAAATGATCTACTGAAAAGGAATGATATTCCACATAAAGAATTATTTAATGCTTTTAAATTTTCTTATATAAATAAAATAGAAAATAATCAAGGAAAATTAAATTTAGAATATAGCAAAAATGGATTGTTTTCAAGTGAAAGAGTCTTCATAAATGCTCTTAAAAAAATTATATTTAAAGATTATAGATTAGAGATGTTACTAACAAGTATTAGGAAAAATACATGCGATCAGATTGAGAAAAATAAAGTTGAATTAAATGACTATGAATTGGAATTTATTTTTGCTCTAGCCGAGCAATGCTTCCTTAATGAATATATTTATTCATTTTCAAAAGAAGAAGAGTTATCTATTAATAAAATTATCCAACTATGTATAAATGGAGAAATAAATGAACAAAATATTGCAATAATAGCTTGTTATTATCCACTATATAAAATTCTTGATCAACTGCCATCCTTAAAAAATTTTAATTCTTCTAATCCAAGTTTTAATGAACTAATAATATTACAAGTATCAGAACCTCTAAAAGAAATTAATTTATCTAAAAGCATAAAAAAGTTAGGCATTATAACTGATGATATTTCTAAGCAGGTAAAATCTCAATATGAGCAAAGTCCATATCCTAGATGGCGGTATGGAAATATATTTAATGAAAAGAAGTTCTCAAGTATACAAGTAATTAACAATGAGATTAAACCCAATTCAATAGGACTGAATTTCTATAATAAAGAAATCAAAATTCTTATTGCTGGATGTGGAACAGGTAATCAAATCTTGCAATCACAGAAGTATACGAATGCTCAAATAATTGGTATAGATATAAGCTTATCTAGTCTTTCCTACGCCCAACGGAAAATAAATGAACTTGGAATTAATAATGTGGAATTAATTCAGATGGATATCTTAGAAATTAGTTTACTAAAGGAAAAGTTTGACATTATTGAATGTAGCGGCGTGTTACACCATATGAATGATCCTTCAAGAGGCTTGAGAGCTTTATTAGATGTTTTAAAGAATAATGGTTTTCTGAAATTAGGCTTATATAGTGAACTAGCAAGAAAAAATATTGTTCAAGCAAGAGAGTATATCAGCACTAACAATCTTCAATCCAATGATCAAGACATTCGAGCTTTTAGAGAGAATATATTTTCTGACAAGATTAAACAAATAAGTAATCTTAGAAATAGCGGTGATTTTTTTACGATGTCTGAATGCCGTGATCTTTGCTTTCATACAAAAGAACATAGATTCACAATTAACCGCCTGCAAAAAACTTTTAAATCTAATGGATTAGAATTTCTTGGTTTCTTAATCCAACAACCAATTAAATCTCTCTATACAAAAAATTTCCCACAGGATACAAAGCAAATAAACTTACAAAACTGGGCAAGATTTGAAGAAAAATTTCCCAATACCTTCGGAGGAATGTATCAGTTCTGGGTTTGTAAGACAAGGATCTAA
- a CDS encoding NADPH-dependent FMN reductase, translated as MSNKKLLVIAASNGENLKLAKRFLISGKELNYSCELLDLTESKNDLPIFNPRQNSKDKAPENLKSINSQMERHSHWVICAPEYNGSIPPILTNAIAWLSVQGTDFRSLFNERPIAIASFSGGGCMELLLSMRIQLTHLGALVLGRQLATNKSKIAEDQSINAILNQLLQLNHTN; from the coding sequence ATGTCTAATAAAAAGCTTCTTGTTATAGCTGCTAGTAATGGTGAAAATCTCAAACTAGCCAAAAGATTTCTAATCTCAGGCAAGGAACTAAATTACTCATGCGAATTACTTGATTTGACCGAATCAAAAAATGATTTACCTATATTTAATCCACGTCAAAATTCAAAAGATAAAGCACCAGAAAATCTTAAGTCGATCAATTCGCAAATGGAGAGGCACTCACACTGGGTCATTTGTGCGCCTGAATATAACGGCTCAATTCCTCCAATTCTTACAAATGCAATAGCTTGGCTGTCTGTGCAAGGAACAGATTTTCGAAGTTTATTCAACGAACGTCCCATTGCAATTGCAAGTTTTTCAGGAGGAGGATGTATGGAGTTATTACTTTCGATGCGAATTCAATTAACCCACCTTGGTGCATTAGTATTAGGTCGTCAATTAGCTACGAATAAATCAAAAATTGCTGAGGATCAATCAATCAACGCCATTCTAAATCAACTACTACAACTAAATCATACAAATTAA
- the mrdA gene encoding penicillin-binding protein 2, whose amino-acid sequence MKKKEKLYLSSKKHVGAFNQPLIFFLFICLIFSVTGVRLFWIQIMNGSYYKKLSEENRIKLIANPPIRGRLLDRNGVVLADNKLFYSLSIQPRLLTNSAWIDLRKSLSDLLNVSTDELEFAFNRSHSDTPYKKVLLTDLSEEQVIRFKEQENNLYGAQIDIGLVRNYPYKSLAAHALGYTQLVTQNEFSKLSERGYKLSDRIGRKGIEAAFESELRGEWGGEMLEIDSIGAVQRSLGLKLPKAGKDIKLTLDLGLQLTAEKVLSDKIAGAIVAMDPRTGAIRAIASKPTFDLNFFSQPFTNKQYDNLFVSTNLPLLSRAFNAYDPGSTWKPVTAIAGMESGKFPANQKLKTVPCITYGSHCFPEHNKRGFGWIGYEDAFRVSSNTFFYQVGVGSGSKALYDAAIKLGFDNYSGIETYLDENKGLVGNKKWADEGRGLGKPGETPWIVEDMASASIGQSVVLVTPLQLARAYAVFANGGYLITPHLVDANINWRSEKYLEKVDIHDTTLDTIRRGLRKVVTSGTGMGINKDTFTLPPVAGKTGTAEDSSGGADHAWFAGFAPYESGEIVIVAFAQNTPGGGSVHALPMAKKVLQTWYELQSNNQSSSGKDEE is encoded by the coding sequence ATGAAGAAAAAAGAAAAATTATATTTAAGTTCTAAGAAGCATGTAGGTGCTTTTAATCAACCCCTGATTTTCTTTTTGTTTATTTGTTTAATTTTTTCAGTTACAGGTGTGCGTCTTTTTTGGATACAAATAATGAATGGATCATATTATAAAAAACTATCAGAAGAAAATAGAATCAAGCTAATTGCTAATCCACCAATAAGAGGAAGATTATTAGATCGTAATGGTGTAGTTCTTGCTGATAATAAACTCTTTTATTCATTATCTATTCAACCTAGACTTTTAACTAATAGTGCATGGATTGATCTGAGAAAATCTTTATCTGATTTGTTAAATGTTTCTACTGATGAATTAGAGTTTGCATTTAATAGAAGTCATTCTGACACTCCTTATAAAAAGGTACTATTAACTGATTTATCAGAGGAGCAAGTTATAAGGTTTAAAGAACAAGAGAATAACTTGTATGGTGCTCAAATTGATATTGGTTTAGTTAGAAACTATCCTTATAAGTCTTTAGCTGCTCATGCTTTGGGTTATACACAGTTAGTAACGCAAAATGAGTTCTCTAAGCTTTCAGAAAGAGGTTATAAATTATCTGATCGAATTGGACGTAAAGGTATAGAAGCAGCTTTTGAATCTGAATTGCGAGGTGAATGGGGAGGTGAAATGCTTGAGATTGATTCAATAGGTGCGGTTCAACGGAGCCTGGGGTTAAAGTTGCCTAAAGCTGGTAAGGATATCAAATTAACTCTTGATCTGGGCTTACAACTCACTGCAGAAAAAGTTTTGTCCGATAAAATTGCTGGAGCAATTGTAGCGATGGATCCACGTACAGGTGCAATTAGAGCAATTGCTAGTAAACCTACTTTCGATCTTAATTTTTTTTCTCAACCTTTTACAAATAAACAATATGACAATCTTTTTGTGTCAACTAATCTTCCTCTTTTGAGTAGAGCATTTAATGCGTATGATCCAGGAAGTACATGGAAACCTGTTACTGCTATAGCTGGTATGGAAAGTGGGAAATTTCCTGCTAATCAAAAATTAAAGACGGTTCCTTGTATTACATATGGGAGTCATTGTTTTCCAGAACATAATAAAAGAGGTTTTGGGTGGATAGGCTATGAAGATGCATTCAGAGTCTCAAGTAATACTTTCTTTTACCAAGTTGGAGTTGGTTCTGGTTCGAAGGCTTTATATGATGCCGCAATCAAACTTGGCTTCGATAATTATAGTGGGATAGAAACTTATCTTGATGAAAATAAAGGCTTAGTAGGGAATAAGAAATGGGCTGATGAGGGTCGTGGCTTGGGTAAGCCTGGAGAAACCCCTTGGATCGTAGAGGACATGGCTAGTGCATCTATTGGTCAATCTGTTGTTCTAGTTACTCCATTGCAATTAGCAAGAGCATATGCAGTTTTTGCAAATGGTGGTTATTTGATTACTCCTCATTTAGTTGATGCCAATATAAATTGGAGATCAGAGAAATATTTAGAAAAAGTAGATATTCATGATACGACACTCGATACAATTCGTCGCGGTCTTCGAAAAGTAGTAACTAGTGGTACAGGCATGGGAATAAATAAAGATACCTTTACTCTCCCTCCAGTCGCTGGTAAAACTGGAACGGCTGAAGATAGTAGTGGAGGTGCTGATCATGCATGGTTTGCTGGTTTTGCACCTTATGAATCTGGAGAAATAGTTATTGTTGCATTTGCGCAGAATACTCCTGGTGGTGGTTCAGTGCATGCTCTACCTATGGCAAAAAAAGTGTTGCAGACATGGTATGAGTTGCAGTCTAATAACCAATCAAGTAGTGGTAAAGATGAGGAATAG